TTGTTGGTCAAGAGTCAAAAGTCCAAAGTCAACAGTATATAAATATTGACTCTTGACTCCTACCAATCTCCATGAAAGTGTTTAACTCTCTCTTCTTCTGCTTCTAAAAAGAGGTTTCCCATACCAAATAAAAGCTCCATTGTGCCTCTGTAACCGACTTTGGTAAATTGACCGTTACCTAAGCGATCGTAAATAGGGATTCCTAAACGATAGAGGGGAACAGAAAGACGCTTTGCGATCGCACCGACGTTAGAATTGCCAATCAACAAGTCTGAGCCTGCTGCTAGGTCTTCAAAGTCTTCTAAATCGCCGATGGTTACGCTTTTGATGGGGAGTTGTTCCAAAAGAGGCGATCGCGTTGTTGTCACCGCAGCATGAATTTGCGCTCCCATTGATTGTAGGAAATGCACTGCTGACCACAACAAATCTGGTTCTAAAGCTAAAGATACGCGTTTAGCACCAAAATAAAAGTGAGTATCTAACATTGCGTCTTGCAGTTGGCGACGCTGGCGGCGATATTTTTCAGGGACACTGTTACCGCTAAGAACGGCTAAGGCGTGGAGGAATTCGTCTACAGGCTCTAATCCTGTGAGTTGACCAAAAACTTCGTAAGGAATACCAAACCGTTCTTGGAGGATTCGCGCTGCACCGCGCATACTTTCACCAAGTGCGATCGTGAAGGCTGAACCGCCAACTTCTTTGAGTTGTGCAACAGTTGTTCCGCTAGCTGTAATCGCACTATAAGAATCTTCTAAGTGTCCATCTAAGGAAGCACTCAAATCGGGTACAACGATGGGAACTAACCCAAAGCTAGTCACCATCTCTTTGATTTCTTGGATATCCCCTGGTGTAAAAGAGGAACCAGCCAGAATTGTCACTTGCTCAATTCTGGTTGCACAAAGTCGAGGAATTTCCTTAACGATACTTTCTACAGCAACTGCAAAGCCATCTTGCAAAGCACCTTTAAAATCTGGTGTCGGAGCAAAGATAATTGGTAGGCGATCCAATTCTGGATGTCGTTCCCGAATCTCTTTCAGGAAACGTTCTATGTCATCGCCTCTAGTTTCTGTTAACCCAGTGCTACATAGACCGATAATTTCTGGCTGGGACTTCTCTACCAGAGTGAGAATTGCTTGTTCCACATTTTCTTCACCACCCAAAATGGTAGTTACTTCTGTCATGGCTGTAGTTGCTAGGGGAATTGCTTCCCGAAAATGCCGTACTAACACAACTTTGGCAAAAGCAGTACAACCTTGCGAACCGTGAAACAAGGGAATCATTCCCTTCAATCCCAAAAAGGCTAAAGATGCACCTAAAGCTTGGCTTTGCTTTAAAGGATTAACTGTAACTGGTTTGTTGGGAGCAGTAACGATCGCCATTAGCTAACCTCTTCTACTAAGCCGGTTTCATCAGACGCGGTGAAAAACCCTGTTTCCTCATCCCAAGGCGCAGGCTTGCGGATTTGTTCCCAAATTGGGCTATAGAGAGCTTCATACAGTTCTCGTGCCATTTCTACCATTCCCACATAACCTGCATACGGATGGTGGCGTTCTTGGTTAATGTCGAGGAAGGGAATCCGGGCTTTGAGGGCTGTATATTGGTTACGACCACCAGCAATTAACATATCGGCATTGGTATCTTTCACCAGTTGCAGCAGTTCTTTAGCATTGCCTTTTTCCAGCATGATGCCTTCTGTACCGAGTAATTTCTTAATTTTGGCTTTGTCTTCTTCTGTACTTTTTCTAGTGCTGGTGGCGACAACTTCTATACCTAAGTCTTTTGCTGCGGAGATAATTGACCAACTCTTGACACCGCCAGTATATAAGACAACGCGCTTGCCTTTGAGGCGGGCACGATAGGGAGCCAAAGCTAAATCTAGGGCAGCAGTTTCTTCGGCAATTAGCTTTTCTGTACGTTCTTGCAGATCGGGATCTCCCAATTTGGCAGCAATATTCCGCAGACAACGGTTCATGTCATCGATGCCGTAGAAAGACTCTTCAATGTAAGGGATACCGTAACGCTCCTCCATTTTTCTGGCCATGTTGAGCAATGCGCGCGAGCAGATCATTACATTCAACTTGGCACGATGAGCGTAGGTTATTTCTTGATAGCGAGCATCACCTGTAATTTTCGATAAGACACGGATGCCCAATTTTTCTAACAGTGGCGTCACTCCCCACATTTCGCCGGCGATGTTGTACTCACCGATTAAGTTAATATCATAGGGCGTCGTGTACTCTGGTTCTGCTGTACCAACTACATATTCCAGCAAAGCTTCACCGCCAAAGCGATTACCCAAGTTTTTACTCCCAATAAATCCCGGAGCAATTACCGGAATCACTGGAGTACCAATTTTTTCTGCCGCAGTTTTGCAAATAGCATCAATATCATCACCAATCAAAGCAGTCACGCAGGTAGCGTAGACAAATACGGCTGCTGGATTGTAGCGTTTATGTATTTCGAGGATGGCTTTGTAGAGCTTCTTTTCGCCACCAAAGATTACATCATTTTCGCTTAAGTCAGTGGTAAACCCCGTTTTGTAGAGTGTGGGGCCAGAAGAGAGACTACCACGACTTCCCCAGGAATTTCCAGCACAAGCGATCGGCCCGTGAACTAAATGAGCCGCATCAGTAATTGGTACTAAAGCAATCATTGCGCCATCAAAAGCACAACCGCCTTGAGCCGCGCCTGGTTGCGCTTGTTGGGCGCAAGACTTGTTTTTCTTTTCGCTTTGTTTGTGCTGATTATGTTCGCATCCTGGCTCACTAAGCAGCTCGTTAATTTTGCCTTGGGTGATTTTCATCTCTCTTCTCTTTTTGGATGGCAGTTGTAATTTGTCATTTGTCCTTCGTCATTTGTCATTTGAATAACCAATAACTAATAATTAATAACTAATAACTAATGACCAATGACTTTTGACTCTTGACTAAAGGTAATGGGTAATGTGTAGCAACTAATTTCTAACAAATGTATTTGGTGACATCCTCTCCACATTCATCCGCAAGGTAAGAGAGGGCGCGAAAACGCAACATCACAAACTCGTCATATAGCGGATTGAGTTTGCATAATGCTGGGATATGGTAAGTCCGCCCAAATAAATTAATATTGCGCTCGAAGGGGCAACAACAAGGTATGACTTGACAAATTAAATGGGCAAAGCGAGCATTTTTGACTGCAATTCCATCTACCAACCGACGCAAAGGATTCAAGATATCAAAAGTACCAGAGCGTTTATAGTTAGGTGGATGATAGTTAGGATGAGGGTGAGGGTGAGAATGGGAGTGATTGCGCGTGATAGTTTCCATAATCAATACTTCAGGTATGAGGAAAAAGTAAAAAGTGAAAAAGAAATATCTTTTTACTTTTTACTTTTTAGACACGTCGCGAGTGAATGTGATTCTTAACGAATCAAGTCGTAGGAAATATCGGTCTTAGAAGGAATGTTGGTGTTGTGATCGATTTCCTCGAAGATTGTGTTAACAACCCAGTTGAGGAGGTTGATTACACCTTGGTAGCCGATGGTGCTGTAGCGGTGCAGGTGGTGGCGATCCATGATGGGATAGCCAATTCTGACTAGGGGAACCTTGCAATCGCGCCACAGGTACTTACCGTAGGAATTACCGATTAACAGGTCTACTGGCTCGGTGAACAGAAGAGAACTAATGCGCTGGCGATCGAGTAAAATTAAGCTAACGCTTCTATGGGTTGATATATGGACGTTTGGGGTTATGCACGGGTTTCAACAGATGAGCAAGCGGAAGATAAAGGCGCGTTAATTAAGCAAATGCGGCGGTTGCGTGATGCTGGTGCAACGCACATATATTACGACGTAGAAAGCCGTACTAGCGATCGCCGTAAAGGTCTTTTACAGTTAATTGAAGATATTAATGCATCTGCACTTGGGAAAGTATCGAAGTTGTTATTTATTCGCATCGACCGTTTAACATCTTCATCAATGACCTTTTATCGGTTGATGGATGCGTTAAAAAAGAAAGGTATACAGCCCTATGCGCTAGATGAGCCTTTCGATTTATCGAGTATTGGTGGTGAGTTAACAATCGATGTGCGACTAGCAGCATCTAAATATGAGGTGAAAATGCTAGCAATGCGAGTCAAAAAAGAGCGCGACACCCGCAAAGAAAATAAAAAACCTCACTGGAATGCACCATTGGGGTATATTGTTGAGGATGACAAATACAAACGAGACGATCGTCCTTGTGTTTGTTTAATTGAAGGTAAGAGAGAGTTCACGCGATCGCAATTAATGCGATTTGTCTTTGATACATTTTTCGCCGTAGGTACGGTGTCTCAAACAGCAAAAGTACTGCACGATACTTTCGGTATTCAAGCAAATGCTATTCCCAAAGCCACTGATACCAGAATTAACCGCCTAGAAGAATCAGAAGAAATCGTACTAGAGAATATCAACAAATCTCGTGGAGGTGCATTAAATCTGCGTTATCCGCACACAGGATTAAAGTGGTCGGTTTCTGGATTACGCTCTATACTCGTAAATCCTATATATGCAGGTGGGACACCATATAATGTGATGGTTCGTCCTAAAGGACATCGCAAACCCTTCGATGAATGGGAAGTTACCTGGGAAACCCACGAGGATGAAGCGATTATTACCCGTGAGGAACACGAACGCATCAAAGCCACGATTCGTGAGAACCGCAATAACCGATGGGCTACCGAGCAAAAATATGTTAACCCTTTCGCCAACTTAGTTAAATGCGCTCATTGTGGTGCTGCTTATAGTCGCCAGTGCAAGAAATTGGTTAAACGCAAAGGCTTTGTCCGTCATCACTATCAATGCAGTTTTTATCGGACTGGTGCTTGTGATAACGGACGCATGATTGCTTCTGATGAATTAGAAAAACAAGTAATTAACCATCTAATTCGTGAAGCCGAAAGGTTAGCAGGACTAGTAGAACAAACAGTTGATTCTACCGAAGAATCGCCAGAAATTAAAACACTCAGGGCTTCTTTAAATACTTTAGAAGCATTACCATCAAATCCAGCAATTGAAAAAGCTAAAGAAGATATTAGGATGCAGATAGCAACGGCTGTTGCTACGAACAATAACGCATCTAAACAATATTTAATAGCTAAAGAAAGAATTGTGCTTGCATTCTCAAATGAGAGATATTGGCAAGGTTTGGAACCAGAAGATAAACAAGCTTTACTTAAAGGTTGTATCAAAAGAATAGTGGTAGATGGCAACCTGGTGACAGGAGTTGAACTATTATACCTACATTAAGCAACTTTTTTAGATTTACGCTGCTTAGTAGATTTTTTCTGTGGCTTTATCTGATGCATCTGAGCTTTTTGTAGTTCTAGCTCCCGTTGCTCAAATTCAATCACTGTTCGTGCAACTAATTCGGCTAGTGTTTCACATCGTTTCATTTGCAGCGGCTCCATCATTACTTTTAAAATAGCGAAAAAAATAAAAACTTCTGTTAACTGCAAGCTTTTTTTATGTAGTAAAAATCAACCGCTTAGTTCTGGATAGAAAGCGCTGTGACGTATTTTATTTGCTAATGAAAATTGTTTGCAAATAATAGGGTAAAACTTGATGCTCGGTATCATAATTGCAGTATCTGTAGGGTGGGCATTGCCCACCATATTCGGGTTTTTGTGGGCTACTTCTTTTAGAAGTCGGGGAGCTAGTCAGTGCAAGAGCGATCGCTCATCAAACCAAACCCATCATTTAAGAGATTTCGTAGAATTCTTAAGGTTTTTTTTATTAAATAATCAGAGAGGTACTGCTAGGATTCCCTATAATCCTAAATAAGCGTATAATCGCTGCTTCAAAATTTATATTTAAAAAAATTTGCTGTTCTGACGAAAAAGTAAATGCGAGATTACGCAAATATATTTAGTTTGCGTAGGTATTCCTTCATTACCAAGAAATTATTTTGGTAATTTCAGAAGCTTAATAAAACTTCTGAATGTTTGTGATGCCACAAAATAACATTCTGTTGCTCTATTAATTTGGCATAATCTACCACAAATTAATGGCAGAAAAGGCATTTACTTGATTATGCAAAATTTATTTGTATTCTCTCTATTTTGACCAAGCGTTTGATTAATCTATCAACTTGTTCCATATTGTGATGCAAATATTTGACCGAACAAGACAAGAATATAAGCCCCGGAATTTATGGTAATTGTAATTTTGAATTTTCTAAAGGAGTTGACTTGTATTTTCTGCTTTTTTACTAGATAATCCCAGTTTTTGCAACACAGCCAACACTATGTTAGATACTGCACTGAAGTTTCTCACAGATGAATTAAATACTTACTTACTGACTCAGACAGGTTTAGACACTGTCAAGGTGGAGATGAGTAAGTTGGTGAATGAGGAAGGCAAATATGCGTTTGAGCTAGATACCATTGCAGCTTCGATTATCAATATAGAAGAGGAGCGAGTATTCAAATCCCAGGTTCCCGAACACATTTACAGCAACGGACAACATATAGTCTTAGAACCAGAATTAAAACTTAATCTGCATGTGCTATTTGCGGCTAACTTTAAAGTCTACGAACAAGCGCTGAAGTATTTATCGTATGTGTTGACGTATTTTCAGTCCCATCCGGCTTTTACTTCGGTAGAATATCCTGCCCTCGATCCACGCATTGAAAAACTGACGACAGAACTGCAAACCCTCAACTACGAACACTTGAACCAAATATGGGCGTTTATTGGTGGTAAACAACTACCATCGGTAATCTATAAGGTACGCATGGTTGCGATTCAGGGTATGGTGCCAAGTTCTATTCAGCTACCAGTCCTAGAAATCAATACAAATCTTCACGGTCAATAATATTAGGTTTTAGTATTATTGTTGACAATCAGCCTATTACCTGCATACTATCGTCGAGTCTGTGAGGCTCTCAGTGGTCATGCAATTTCGTACATTATTCACGGTCAGCATATCTCATAAATACTATCTTCAGGGCTGTAAAGATTTTAGTTTTATCATCCCTAGTGATAGCGCACAATTACTGACAAACGGCAAACTGATCGCAAAGATCCGCGAGGGAATCTTGTATGTTCTGTTTGCAGCAGATGAGCCTGAGTTTCAACTCACAGGAAAGACTCTAAGCATCGGCTTGAAATTGCTGAATCCTTTTTTTAGCAACTTCACCGACTTGGATTTTAATACCAATTCATTCCACCCTCTTTATACCAATGCTACTAACCCTGAAGTATTGGATGGAGGAATACCAGTGACTTTGGTAGGACGAGTGTTCAGCTATTCCCTGAGCAATACAACACGACCTCTGACAGTGATGCTGAAGAATGCTGACGGTCAGATTCTGCAAACAGATACGATCGCTGATGACCGCGCAAACATTACTTACGATCTGAATGGGCAAACGGCGGGCGTCTATACTGTCACTGAGGCTGATTCTGAAAGTATAAAAACTGTTAATTATTATTCCAGTCTGGAATTACAGCGGGAAGGAATTTTCGGTGTGTTGGCAATTACAATCGCCGATAGTTTTTATACCAACCCACGCGCATTTACCCTCTCGTTTGCAGCCAAAGAAGAAACGTTGAAATATTACGTCGTAGGCAAGAACTACTCAGATGCAGATATTGAACAATTAGCGGTTGCAGATGGGGGAGAAGAAGGGCGATCGCCAATCAACTTCACAAAAGTTCTGGCTGCTGACTTCACTGATGAAGACATTTCCCCTAGCCTGCTTGGTAATGGCGATGCCAAAATTGCTCTGTTTAAATCCCAAACACCCTTGCCACGCCAAGAAAAAGCGCGCCAGAAAATTCAGTTACGGCATTTGCAACAAAAAGATGGAGAAGTCGAAGAAAGGATACTGATTCCCCATCTACCTCAACCTAGTGGCGATCGCACAAATGCCGATCTAATTATCCAACTTACAAAACCAAAACCCTAAACACGCAAAACTATGGTAACTGTCAAAAAAACCCCAGGTGTATACGTCGAAGAGATTTCGGTTTTTCCTCCTTCTATAGCAGAGGTGGAAACAGCCATTCCGGCTTTTATTGGCTATACAGCTAAAGCAACTAAACTCTCGGATAATGACTTACTCAACATCCCCACCAAAATCAATTCACTGCTAGATTTTGAGACCTATTTCGGCAAAGAACCGAATATTAATATTTCTCAAGTAGTAATCGATGAAAAAAATAATTTCATCAATTCTAGTTTTACGAACAATTATTATCTCTACGATAGCATGAGGCTATTTTTTGATAATGGCGGTGGTAATTGCTATGTAGTTTCTGTAGGGAGTTATCAACAATCCATAGATCGCGATAAATTGAAAGCTGGTATAGATGCTCTCAAAAAATACGATGAGCCTACCATTATCCTGTTTCCTGATGCTGCTGGACTAGATGCCGATAAATTAGGATACTTGCAAATACAGGCCCTAAATCAATGTGCTAGTCTAGGCGATCGCGTAGCTGTGTTGGATACTCGCAACGATGACCCTAATGGAATTTCCTTCCGAGATAAAATCGGCATTAATAATCTCAAATATGGTGCTGCTTATACTCCTTGGTTGAAGGTGAATTATAGCAAAAACTTGTCCTATAAAGATGTAAGAAATGTAATTCAAAAAGGGGCTGCAACTGTCACCTTAAGTTCGCTAACAACTGATGCTGGCATACAAGCTATAATCGCCAAGTTAGAGAATGCACTAACAGATGTAGATACAGTTAAAGCCAAGATAACAGCAGGTCTAGCAGGCGCTCCATCGATAAATTCTAAATACGATACAGTACTCACAACCTATAAGAACAATAAGACACCTGCTAATATGCAAGCGATCTTTCAATTTCTGTTTCAATTAGCTGATATTGTTGACGATCTTCTGAATGCTACTACTGGAGTGAAAGGGGATGCACTGAAAGCAAATATTCAAGCCGCGATCGCTAATTCACTGAAAAATGCGTTTAGTGAATTAATCAGTAATGAAAAAGAGTTAGATGGAAAAGTCAGCGGAGACTATACACCTCAATGGAATATCGATCCCGATCCTAGTGCCACCGAATGGGGCAACATATTCACAACAGCATCACCAGCCGCTTCAACAACAGCTATCCCTGCCACAGCAGATACTGATGACAAAAAAACTGATGCGCTGCTGCCTAACATCAATAAAAACTTCACCATCATTAATGAAGCTATCAACAGCTTTGTTTCAGGCTCTGCACAATACGTTAGTACCTACGATAAAAATTTATACGATACCTATCCGATTTATCAAAACATCATTAAAGGTATCAATGACACAGCAACTGTCATTCCGCCTAGCGGTGCTATTGCTGGTATCTATGCTTTAGTTGATAACCAGCGAGGTGTATGGAAAGCACCAGCTAATGTTAGTCTTGCCAGCGTAATCGAACCCAATTATAACTTTGACGAAAAAGAAACAGATGATTTGAATGTAGATGTGAATGCAGGGAAATCTATCAATGCCATCCGCGCTTTTGCAGGAAAAGGAACATTAGTTTGGGGCGCTAGAACTCTGGCAGGAAACGACAATGAGTGGCGCTACATTTCTGTGCGCAGGTTCTTCAATATGGTGGAAGAATCAGTCAAGAAATCTACTTCTTGGGCAGTGTTTGAGCCGAACGATGCCAATACTTGGGTGAAAGTGCGAGGGATGATCGAAAATTATCTCACTCAGAAATGGCGGGAAGGCGCGTTAGCCGGTGCAACTCCCAAAGATGCCTTTTTTGTTAAATGTGGACTTGGTATTACCATGACCGCCCAAGACATTCTTGAAGGTCGAATGAACGTAGAAATTGGCATGGCGGTAGTGCGTCCGGCAGAATTTATTATCTTGAAGTTCTCGCACAAATTGCAGACTTCTTGATTGGAATGGGGCATTGGGCATTTCTTCCCTTCCTCCCCACACTTCCCACACTCCCCAGCCCCTATACTCGCTAGGTTTTAAATCGCTCAAACTCAACAGAGACAAAAAATATGGCTGATAAACTCTATCCCTTACCTGTTTTTCACTTCCGTGTGGAATTTGGCACGGAACAACTTGGCTTTACTGAAGTTTCTGGATTAACTCAAGAAAATCAAATGATTGAATATCGTGCAGGTGATTTTCCAGAATTTTCTACTATCAAAATGCCAGGTTTAAGAAAGTTCAACAACATCACTCTCAAACGCGGCATTATGCAAAGCGATAACAAATTCTTTCAATGGCTAATTAGTGGCATGAAGCTGAGTAAGGTAGACAGAAAAGACCTCACTATTAGTCTGTTGAACGAAAAACACGAACCAGTGATGAGTTGGAAAGTAAGTCGGGCTTTTCCCGTAAAGTTAGAAGGGCCGCAACTGAAAGCTACTGGTAATGAAGTAGCGATTGAATCTCTAGAAATTGCTCACGAAGGTTTAGAAATTCAGAATGACTAATGGCTAATTACTATCCGCCAGTTGGGTTTCATTTTAAAGTTGAAGTGCAGGATTTGTCTGCCAACGATAATGACGTAAAGTTCACAGAAGTTAGTGGTTTATCTGTAGAAATGGGTACGGAAGAAATCGCTGAAGGAGGAGAAAACCGATTTATTCAGAAATATCCTACCCGCACCAAATACCCGGAATTGATTTTGAAACGAGGATTACTGGTAAATTCAGAGATTCTTAACTGGATTCGTCAGTGTTTGGAAGACTACAAAATTCAGCCCAAAAATATCTTCATCAAATTACTGAATGAAGAACACCAACCTCTGCTGACGTGGAATGTGGTCAATGCTTACCCAACTAAATGGTCGGTCAGCGATTTCAATGCTTCCAATAATACAGTGGTCATTGAAAGCCTACAGTTCTTTTATCAATATTTCACCTTAGTTAAATCCTAAATTATGCCGATAGTTGTCGATGAAGTCGTGATTTCTGTGGAAGTCACTAACCAAGCCTCAGGTGGTGCAGCCTCAGCACCTCCGGCTACAGAGGACAAGCAAACCATCATTAACGAATGTGTAGAACGGGTACTTGACATCCTCAAACAAAAGGAAGAACGCTAAACTATGAGCGATAGGGGGACACTAGAGAAGCTGGTAATAAAAGCTTTTGAAAAGCCTGATTATTCTGGACAAGCGATCGCGGAATTCTCTGCCTATGTCAACCCGAACGAAATTACTTTATCGTATGAAATGGAATACGATAGTGCCCAAGGATCGGGTACAACTAACAGCCGGATGAACTTCAAGAAGTTGAAGCCAGGGGATATGTCCCTCACCTTCTTTATTGATGGTACGGGTGCTAATGGCAGCTTAGTTGATGTTCAGCAGAAAATCGCGCAGTTCCAGACAGTGACTGGTTACAACGGCAATATCCACAGACCAAATTACTTAAAGGTAGTGTGGGGAACTTTACAAGTAAAGCGCTGTGTCCTCAAAAGTGCCTCCATCGCCTACAAGTTATTTAAGCCTAATGGCATACCGTTACGAGCTGTCATCACCGCCAATTTTACCGATAATTCTGACGATCAAACCCGTCAGGCGATCGCTCAAGATCAATCACCGGATCTCACCCATATTCGCTTAGTGAAAGCAGGCGATACCTTGCCGGGATTGTGCTATCAGGTTTATGGCGATCCGAATTATTATCTGGAAGTCGCTCGTGCTAATCAGATTACCAACTTCCGCCACCTCTCCCCCGGTAGCAAACTTGTCTTTCCCCCCTTGGAGAAGTAGCAATGCCAGAAACCAGGACTTTACCGATTCCCGCCGCACATCGTGAATTTACCATCAAGGTGAATGGGAAAGCCGTGGCGCGAGAGCATCAGCTCTTAGGAGTGTATGTCATTAAAGCGGCGAATAAAATCGCTGCCGCCCGCCTGGTGTATTTGGATGGATCGGCTGCTGCTAGTGATTTTCCCCTGAGCAACAAAGATATATTGATTCCCGGCACAGCAGTGGAAATCCTCGCTGGTAAAGATAGCGATCCAGTCTCTTTGTTTAAAGGGATTGCGATTCGCCAGCAATTAAAAGTCCGGGAACACACCGCCCCGCAATTAATCGTCGAATGCCGTCATCCAGCATTCAAGCTCACTGTTGGTCGTCAGAACGCTTACTTTTTTGATCAACCTGACAGCGACATTATGAGTTCATTGTTATCCAAGGCGGGAATTAATGGGGATGTGGAGAGTACATCTGTCACCCATAAACAACAGGTGCAATATTACAGCTCAGATTGGGATTTTTTGCTGGCGCGAGCTGAGGCGAATGGCAAGCTAGTGTTTACTAATAGCGATCGCGTCCAAGTAAAAGCACCTGCTTTGGCGGGAACTCCAGTTTGTAACCTGCAATTTGGGGCAACAATTCTGGAACTCGATGCAGAAATCGATGCCCGCCTTCAATACAATGCTGTCAAAAGCTTGACCTGGGATGCTGCGCAACAAAGCGTCTTAGAAAAAGAGGCGACAGACCCCAACTTCAAAGCACCGGGGAACTACAGCATTGACGATTTAGCGGGTGTGGCGGCATTAGATTACTATCGGCTGCAACATATAGCCGTGAGTGAAGAAGAGGCACAGGCTTGGGCGAATGCTCAATGGCTCAAATCTCAAATGAGCAAAGTCAGTGGGCGGGTGAAGTGCGAAGGTATAGCTACGGTGAATCCTGGGGATGTAGTTACGTTGAGTGGTGTAGGCGATCGCTACAACGGTAACGTATATGTCACGGGGGTGCGTCACGACTTCGACCTAGTGCAAGGTTGGAAAACCCACATCCAATTTGGCAGTGTGGAAAAATGGCTAGAGGAAGACAATACTATTTCTGCACCCAAAGCAGCCGCCCTCCTACCAGGGATAAACGGCTTGCAGATTGGCGTAGTCGTAAGTAATGAAGACCCCGATGGCGAACACCGAGTCCGCGTGAAAATGCCATTAGTCAATGAGGAAGAAGACGGTACTTGGGCGCGGGTAGCAACAATTGATGCTGGTAGCGATCGCGGCTTCTTTTTCCGTCCCGAAATCGGGGATGAGGTAGTGCTGGGCTTTTTAAATGACGATCCTCGCCAAGCAGTCATTTTAGGAATGCTGCATAGTAGCGCCAAAGCCGCACCCCTAAAAGGCTCGGATGAGAATCACGAGAAAGTGTATCAAAGTCGGTCAAAAATGAAACTTTACTTTCACGATGAGAAGAAGGTGATGCAGCTAGAAACACCAGCAGGCAATAAGTTGACCTTAAGCGAAGAAGACAAAGCCATCAAGCTAGAAGACCAAAACGGTAACAAAATTAGCATGAATTCAGAGGGGATTCAAATAGAAAGCAGTAAAGCGATCGCTCTCAAAGCCAAAACAGAATTGACCGTTGAGTCAGGAACAGCATTTAGCGCCAAAGGAGGAACCAACCTGAAACTAGAAGGAACATCAGGAGCAGAATTAACCAGCACCGCCACAACCACGATCAAAGGCGGATTAGTGCAGATCAACTAAATTAATTTATTCAATTAATACTATGTCAGCAGCAGCAAGAGTTGGCGATCTCAGCAATCACGGTGGTACTATTGTCGGCCCCGGAGTCAGCAATGTCCTAATTGGTGGCAAACCGGCGGCTGTAGCAGGCGACGCACATATTTGTTCCTTACCCCCTAACAGCCA
The genomic region above belongs to Calothrix sp. NIES-2098 and contains:
- the xisF_2 gene encoding fdxN element site-specific recombinase XisF codes for the protein MDVWGYARVSTDEQAEDKGALIKQMRRLRDAGATHIYYDVESRTSDRRKGLLQLIEDINASALGKVSKLLFIRIDRLTSSSMTFYRLMDALKKKGIQPYALDEPFDLSSIGGELTIDVRLAASKYEVKMLAMRVKKERDTRKENKKPHWNAPLGYIVEDDKYKRDDRPCVCLIEGKREFTRSQLMRFVFDTFFAVGTVSQTAKVLHDTFGIQANAIPKATDTRINRLEESEEIVLENINKSRGGALNLRYPHTGLKWSVSGLRSILVNPIYAGGTPYNVMVRPKGHRKPFDEWEVTWETHEDEAIITREEHERIKATIRENRNNRWATEQKYVNPFANLVKCAHCGAAYSRQCKKLVKRKGFVRHHYQCSFYRTGACDNGRMIASDELEKQVINHLIREAERLAGLVEQTVDSTEESPEIKTLRASLNTLEALPSNPAIEKAKEDIRMQIATAVATNNNASKQYLIAKERIVLAFSNERYWQGLEPEDKQALLKGCIKRIVVDGNLVTGVELLYLH
- a CDS encoding nitrogenase molybdenum-iron cofactor biosynthesis protein NifN, translating into MAIVTAPNKPVTVNPLKQSQALGASLAFLGLKGMIPLFHGSQGCTAFAKVVLVRHFREAIPLATTAMTEVTTILGGEENVEQAILTLVEKSQPEIIGLCSTGLTETRGDDIERFLKEIRERHPELDRLPIIFAPTPDFKGALQDGFAVAVESIVKEIPRLCATRIEQVTILAGSSFTPGDIQEIKEMVTSFGLVPIVVPDLSASLDGHLEDSYSAITASGTTVAQLKEVGGSAFTIALGESMRGAARILQERFGIPYEVFGQLTGLEPVDEFLHALAVLSGNSVPEKYRRQRRQLQDAMLDTHFYFGAKRVSLALEPDLLWSAVHFLQSMGAQIHAAVTTTRSPLLEQLPIKSVTIGDLEDFEDLAAGSDLLIGNSNVGAIAKRLSVPLYRLGIPIYDRLGNGQFTKVGYRGTMELLFGMGNLFLEAEEERVKHFHGDW
- a CDS encoding Mo-dependent nitrogenase-like protein, with product METITRNHSHSHPHPHPNYHPPNYKRSGTFDILNPLRRLVDGIAVKNARFAHLICQVIPCCCPFERNINLFGRTYHIPALCKLNPLYDEFVMLRFRALSYLADECGEDVTKYIC
- a CDS encoding nitrogenase MoFe cofactor biosynthesis protein NifE, producing the protein MKITQGKINELLSEPGCEHNQHKQSEKKNKSCAQQAQPGAAQGGCAFDGAMIALVPITDAAHLVHGPIACAGNSWGSRGSLSSGPTLYKTGFTTDLSENDVIFGGEKKLYKAILEIHKRYNPAAVFVYATCVTALIGDDIDAICKTAAEKIGTPVIPVIAPGFIGSKNLGNRFGGEALLEYVVGTAEPEYTTPYDINLIGEYNIAGEMWGVTPLLEKLGIRVLSKITGDARYQEITYAHRAKLNVMICSRALLNMARKMEERYGIPYIEESFYGIDDMNRCLRNIAAKLGDPDLQERTEKLIAEETAALDLALAPYRARLKGKRVVLYTGGVKSWSIISAAKDLGIEVVATSTRKSTEEDKAKIKKLLGTEGIMLEKGNAKELLQLVKDTNADMLIAGGRNQYTALKARIPFLDINQERHHPYAGYVGMVEMARELYEALYSPIWEQIRKPAPWDEETGFFTASDETGLVEEVS